The Thermoplasmata archaeon DNA segment CAGAGTTGTTTTTGAGGTGAAGCTTGTGCGAGATGCTGGGGCAACCGCTGCTAAGCTCATGCTTCCCCCGATAATTTTCTGCATTGTCTCTGGGCTTTCGTTTTTCTTCAAAGCAGATAAGATTACTCACAGATTAGGACTTGGCACCAGCACACTGATTTCTGCAGTAATGTTCCACCTGAGCCAAACCACATCGCTGCCGCCGCTGCCCTCCCTTATCTTGATAGACAAAATTATGATTTCTGTATATGGCTTCCTAGCTTCTTCGCTTGTAGCCACAACTCTCATTTACATTGACGAAGAATTCTGGAAGCATGTGGACTACACCAAACAGGTGAACCGTTACGGAGCTGTCTTTACGATTGTGTTTCCGTTCGTGGTCTTTGCAGTACTCTACTATTTCGTTTAATCCTTTTAACTTTCCAGTATCTATATATACTTCTCTGCCTTCACACAAAACATGGAACTCCATCTCCTCGCGCTCTTGGTTCTCCTTCTCTTCCTGATTGCCTTCATTTATTCCAACATCGGGCTAGGTGGGGGCATGCTTTTTACACCCTTGCTCGTGGCTTTCGCATTCGCAGATAAGGACACAATTGTTTGCATCTCACTTTTTCTCGTATTCGCAACTTCAATTGCAGCTGCCTACAACCATTGGCGTGGCAAATTCGTGCAGTATCGCTATGCTTTCCTGATAGCCGCCTTTTCAATTCCTGGCTCAATCACAGGTGTTTTCATCGGTCTCCAGATTCACTATTCAATATTTTACCTTCTCTTTGCTATTCTCGCTTTTGCTGTGGGCGTTAAAATGCTGTATGATACAATGAAGAACAATACTTGCGTAGAAAAAAAAATTGAGAAAAAGGACTACATAATTGTCGCCTTGATTTCTTACTTTTCTGGCGTTGTTTCAGCGATTTTTGGTGTCGGAGGAGGTGTCTTCAATGTGCCAGTGCTTCTCTACCTCCTTTCCTGCAAAACCAAGGAGGCGAGCGGCACCTCCTCCTTCACAATCTGTCTCACGACCCTTGGAGGCATACTCACAAATGCTTTCCTGCTTCCTACATTTTCGACAGCAAGCTTTTCTGGCTTCTTACTAGCACCAATTGCCTTTCTAGGTGCATTTATTGGCTCTAGAATTGGAATAAAGAAATTTAAGGAAAAACCACTGAAAATAATTTTTATCAGCATGCTGTTCATTGCGGGAATCCAGATGGTGTGGGAGTTTTTAGGATGATTTTCCCTTCCCCTCTCCAAACCCCCTACTTTTTTTGCTTTTCCCCTGCCTTTTTCTATTTTTCCTTTCCACCCAATTTCTCCTCTTCGTCCTCGAGCCAGGAACCGCACTCTGCTGCGGTTTTGTAATCTTTAAGTGCACTTGCAAGTTCCATTGCACGCTTGTAATGCTTCGCAGCTCTGCTGTGTTCCCCAATGTGCGAATACGCATGGCCCAAATTGATGTGAGTAGGCAGAGTGCCAGCTACATCTCCAATCTTTTTCTGCAATTCAAATGCCCTGTTCAGATGCTCCAATGCCTTCTCATACTTCCTCTGCATCCCATAAATGATGCCCAGATTTCCATGACATACGATTTCGCTCTCAATCTCTGGAATCATTTTTCTGAGTTCGAGCGTTTTCTGGAATTCCTCAGCCGCCTTCTCCAGTTTCCTCTTTTCCAGGTATGCATTTCCCAGTTCCTCTCTCAGTTCCGCCTCGCATCGTTTATTCCCTTCAGCCACAAACATTGAAATGGCTTTGCAAAGATACTCAATCGCCCTGTCATACTTCCTCAGCTTTACATATCTTATTCCGAGCTCCCCGAGGTCGAAGGCAATCAGGTGCTCATCATCGAGCTTCCGGTGAATTTTCATTGCATACTCTACCAAATTCACGACCTTTTTGTGCTCGTCAGTTTTGGTAGCCACGCCAATATCAAGCATCAGTAGAAAACCCAGAAATCTCTCCTTTTCCTCCTGTTTCAAAAAACCCAGGGCAAGCTCAAATTCCCTGTCTGCCTCTTCCCACTTCCCCATTTCAACGAACCGCATCCCTCTCCCCAGATGTTTTGATTTCTCCTTATCTTTTTCTAATTCCCTCTCTATCTCTTTCACCGTTTTTCTAAACCCACGAACCTTTTTACCACGCAATTTCTCACTTCCTGAACTCCGGCTTCCTTTTTGCCAGAAATGCTTCAATTCCCTCCTTTGCTTCCCTGCCACTGAAAAGCAACGCAAAAGCCCTTGCCTCCATGTTCAACCCCTCTTGCAGGGGCAAATCCAGCGAGGCATTCATCAGATACTTTGCTGTTTTCAAAGCCACTCTGCCCAATCCCAGAAGTTTTCCAGCCAGTGCATCCACCTCTTTCTCAAGTTCCTCTGGTTTCACAACTCTATGCACAAGGCCCAGTTGTAATGCCTCAGCTGCATTTATCCGCTCGCCCAGCATTATCATCTGCTTCGCTTTAGCAATGCCAACAATCCTTGTCAGTTTCTGAGTTCCTCCGAAGCCAGGCACAAGTCCGAGCGTGATTTCAGGCAAACCAAGCAACGCATTTTCACTTGCAATTCTGAAATCGCAGCTCAATGCCAGCTCGAGCCCACCACCCAGTGCATACCCATTTATTGCTGCAATAACTGGAATTTCCATTTTCTCCAGCATCCCAAAGACCTTTTGGCCCTGCAGGGAATACTGCTCCGCCTCCACGGAACCAAACTCCTTCATCTCACTTATGTCCGCTCCAGCAACAAATGCCTTCCCTATTCCAGTTATCACAAGTACACCAACGCCCTCATCACAGCATGCCTCATAGAAGGCGCACTCAAGTTCTTTCAGCAGCTCACTGCTCAGTGCATTCAACTTCTCTGGCCTGTTTATCGCAACCAGACATTTTCCGTCTTTTTTCTCAACTTTCAGATACTTGTAATCCATTTTTTCACCCCATCTTCCGCTTTTCTCCACATCTAAGACATTCAAGAGTGTTACCGTCAATATACTTTGCATCAGTGGCACCACATCTCGGGCAGGTACCAACTGAAAACTGAAGCGAAACCAAGCCGCCTTCAACCTGTCTCCTGGTATCTTCTGATGCCCGAGGCGAAGAAACCAAGTTCATTTTCTCAAAGAACTTTTTAAGATACGCAAACAGGATAATTGGAGCCACAGCAATTGCAAACATCAGGATAACTACCTCTACGAATATGCCTGGCATGGCAAGGAGTTCTGCTGCGGGTGTAAGAATTTCCTTTACTGCGAGCATGTAGGTGATGTCCATGTAATCAAACGCAAAGTGCATCAGAATCGGTGCAAAAATTCCGCCTTTGAGATAAACATACCCGAATCCAAGGCCAGCGACGAAGGCGGGTAACACCTTGTAGATGTCCCAACCATAGAGAGCATGGGCAAGACCGAAAATCAGAGAGGAAATAAAAACAAGGATTCCAGAAATCCAGTCAAGCTTCTGTCCGCCAGTAAAAAATGCCTTGAAATTCACCTTCCTACTGACAATAAACTGGGCTGCAAACAGGGGTAGAGCGAGAAGCACAACCCTGACTGCGAATTCTTCGTAGATGGAGGCATTGGCAAGCAGCAGCATGTTTTCCCAGATTGGCTCAGTTTCAAATTCTGGTGTTTCAGGCGTTACATTTCCAGCAGAGAGCAGGAGATTGTAAACAATTGTGATGAACACAATTACGCAGAAAACTTCGCTGATTATGAGTAAGGGATTGTGCGAAGCAGTAAGCACATGTCTGCGTTCTCTTATCTCCTTCAAGCATCCGTTCCAGTTCAGCCATACGAGGAAAATTAAACCAAAGAAAAGAAGGAAAACCATGAAAAAGTAGTATGCAAGCACGAAATCGCCAGAGAGAGTGAAGAGGTGGATGTAATAGGGAACAAATAGACCAAAATCAAGTGAGGGATTGAGGAGAAGAATGTTTCTGGGCACAATGTAGAGTGAGTAGAGGAGTCCGAGATAGTTTGCGGAAATGAGCATCAGATAAAATCCAGCTACAAAAAGGAGCACTACGAATTTCATTGCTCTTGTGAGCATGCTCATTTGGTAATCACCTCACAACCAGTTTTACCGATAATCACAGTGTGCTCTGCTTGAGAGACTATGCCTTGCCTTGTATCTGACAAAATAGCGTATTCATAGAGAACTCCATACTTTATCAACTTGCTGAGCTTTTCCTGGGCATGCGCGTCCAGCTTCAAGCACCACCTGGGTGAGAAAGGCAGCGTAGCAAAATTCTGCTTGAGCATTGAATAAAATTCCTGAAGCTCTGGCTCCAGCTTTCGCTCCCTCACAATTCTCAGAATGTTACTTTTGCCATCAGAATCAACATAACCACTGCCTGTGCTTGCAAACGGCTCTATCGCCAGAACATCGTCTGCGACAATCACATCTGTATTGTTATCCAGAATGTTTGGAACGCTTTTACCTCCATGGAGCAGATACCTCTTGATTTCATGGCCTGTGAGATTTGAAACTGGCACAAAGCCAAGGGCCCTGATTGTTTCTTCTACTTTCCCGCCGATTTTTCTCACAGGCATAGCATGATTACATAGCCCGACTGCGTTCTCAAGGGCAATGTTTGCCGCATCCACAAGCATCCTGTAGCTCTCGCTTCCGCCTGCCTCAACAGTTATTGCAGTATCTGCAATGTAGCCATCCACATGCACACCCACATCCACCTTTACCAGGTTTCCGGAAACAATTTTTTTCTTATCATTGATTGCTGGCGAATAATGGGCTGCCTGATGGTCTGTGGCTAAATTTACAGGGAATGCTGGCTTCGCTCCTTTTTCCAGAATGTAATTCTCGATTTCCTCTGCAACCTCCAGATAGGTTTTTCCTTCCTTGATTAAATTCATACCTAGATTTCTCGCCTCACTTGCAATTTTTCCTGCCTTTCTGTATTTTGCCAGCTCTTCCTCATTCAAGAAAAAGCACCTCTCAGAAATTCGAGGGCGGAAGTTATGTGCTCATGCCCATCTGTCTCAGCATAGCCCTCATGTCCGGGGAAAAGCCCAGCCACATCAAGTTTTTCCAGGATTTCAATCGAGTGGAGGAGCGCCTGATAATCACCTGTGGGCAAATCCCATCTACCAGTTGAGCCATAGAGGAAAACTGTGTCACCGGAAAAAAGCCATTTTTGTGTTGGAAAGTAAATGGAAATGCTACCTTCCGTATGTCCGGGTGTAGAAATAACCTGCATCTCCTCCCAGTTAAATTCTTTCACATCTAGCACTGTAATTTCAGGCAGTGCCATTCCGAACGCGTACGCGCATGTGCTTCTCCCATCCCTGGAGTTTATTGCCTCTGCCTCAATTTTGCAGGAATAAACTTTTGTGTTGAAATGCCTTGCAATCGTTTCAGCCCCGCCAATGTGGTCCATGTGCCTGTGTGTCAGAATCAGTGCGTCAAGTTTTTTATTTCCAAGTAATGCTGCAATCCTCTCTATGATTGCCTCCAATTCTACTCCTAGCCCAGCATCAATTAAGACATTCCTATTTCCTTTCACCAAGTAGATGTTTGAACTATAGCCCTCTCCAAGGATTGGATAAACCTGCATCACCATCGCTCCTGATGGAGGTATTCTTCAATAGGTGCACGCTTTCGCATTTCTGGCTGTTCGGCAGGATAGCCAACAGGAATAATTATTACAGGTCTTGCATACTCTGGTATTTGCAGGATTTTTCTCACCGCTTCCTCGTCAAAAGCCCCTACCCAGCAAGTTCCAAGCCCATGCTCAAGGGCTGCAAGCATAATCAGCATTGCAGATGCGGCTGTGTCCTGATATGTGTAGAGCGTTGTCCCTCTGCTTCCATACCTTTTTATTTTCTTTTCATTCGTGCAAATGACAATATCCACTGGTGCTTCAGCTACAAAATCCTGATTAAGTGCTGCCTTTGCCAGTGCCTCTCTTGTTTTTTTATCTCTCACCACTATGAAGTCCCTTGCCTGCAGGTTGCCAGCAGAAGGTGCCATATTTCCAACTTCAAGAAGTTTCTTCACAACCTCATCAGCCACATCCTTCTCCTGATATTTTCTCACAGACCTTCGGTTTGCAATCGCATCCATCAATTCCATGGGTTCCTGCATTCTATCCATAAAAATAAACCTTTCTCAGAACCCTTTTCAGGGTGCTTCGCACCCCGAAAAGGTTTCATCCAAAATGGGGGTAGGTTCGGAGATGCTGAAAGCATCCCCTTAATGCGGGTTAGCGTAAGGGTGCCAACCCTCGGGGGTTACCGTAAGGGGCGTAGCCCCTCGTGGTACCGTAGGGTGCAACCCCGTAATCATACAATCATAATCTTTTCTCCTGTCTCCATGTACACAATTGATTTGCAGAGGTATGTGGTGTGGTCTCCAATTCTCTCAAGATAGCGGACGATCAGTACACTTGAGATTATACATTGTGTGGTTGCTGGCGTGTGAGCAGATAATCTGTCAAAGAAGTCAAAGTACATTTTATCCAATTCGTGTTCCCGAGTAGAAATGTTTTCTGCAAGGGTCGGTGAATAGTTCTTAAGTGCATCTATGCTCATTTTTACCATCGCTAGAGTTTTTTCTCCCATTTCTGTAATGTAATCAACAATCCATGGCTCGCAATGGCATAAGCCACCAGTACGCCTGTTCGTGAAGGAAATGTCTAATGCATATCTTCCAAATCTGGCAAAATCATATGCAATTTTCATCGAGGACTTGATTTTTCTCAGGTCTGATGCCACAGGTTGATACCTAGCAATTATCTCTACCACTTTCTCCTCTACAGCATCTTCCATGCTCATCAGCTTGTTTGAAATTTCTCTTACCTCACTATAGTTTTCTGTACAGGTTATGCATTCAGAAATTGCGAGCGATACCACTTTGTAGGCCAGTTCGCCCATCTCATACATCATGTTGGATAGTTCGTCCAAGCTTGCTTCAATCATTCTTGTCATTTCATCACCTCATCCAAATTCTCCTGTGATGTACCTTTCTGTCAGCTCGTGCTGGGGATTTTCGAAGACCTCTGTGGTTTTCCCATACTCCACAAGCTTACCCATGTAGAGAAAAGCCACATTATCCGAAACCCTTGCCGCCTGCTGTACATTGTGAGTGACAATGATCACCGTGTATTTTTTTGCGAGCTCCTGCATTAACTCCTCGATCTTTGCAGTTGCAATAGGGTCCAGCGCACTGCAGGGTTCATCCATCAGGATTACATCTGGCTTTACAGCAAGTGCCCTTGCAATGCAGAGTCGCTGCTGCTGTCCACCGGACAAACTGAATGCACTCTCGTGCAACCTATCCTTCACCTCATCATACAGGGCGGCTCCTTTTAAGCTCTCTTCCACAATTTTTGTCATGGTCTTTCCATCAGCCATCTTGTGAATCCGTAATCCAAAAGCCACATTCTCAAATATAGATTTCGGCAGTGGGTTCGGTCTCTGGAAAACCATGCCAATGCGTCTTCTCAACTCATATACATCTGTTTTTTCGTCATAGATATTTTTGCCATCAAGGTAAACTGCACCTTTTGTCTTGCAGCCCTCTATGATTTCGTTCATTCTGTTGAGACAGCGAAGTAATGTGCTTTTTCCGCATCCGGAAGGGCCCATTATCGCAGTTACTGCATTTTCCTGAATTTCCAAACTTATGTCCTTGAGGACATGATTGTTCTTGAACCAGAGATTCAGCCCTTCTATTTTCACCTGAGCCATGGTTGTTTCCTCCTGTAGTGAATTCTGAGAATGATTGCAGCTACTGCAAATACAATCACAATAATGAAAAGGACTAAAGCTACACCAAAAACCTTGTCGGGTGTTTCACCGAGCGCCACAATTTTGACATAGAGATTAAATGCTAGAGCCATAATAGGGTCGAGGGGTGTTTTTGGAAGTCCGCGTGTCACCATCACGCATGAAGTGAAAAGAATTGCAGCGGTTTCACCAGCCACTCTTGCAATACCTAGCAGGATACTTGTAATTATCCCTGGTGCAGCTGCAGGGAGGGTTATAGTATGGGATACCTGCCACTCAGAAGACCCAAGTGCAAGGGCCCCCTCCTTGAAACTGCTGGGAACCATTTTTATCGCTTCTTCAGACCCTCTTATCACTATGGGCAGCATCATCAGGGAAAGGGTGAGCCACCCGGCAGCAAGGGAGATTCCAAAACCAAGCTGTCTGCAGAAAAAGGCATACCCAAAAAGTCCAATGACAATCGAGGGAAGCCCAGCCAGGTTGTTGATGGCCTGGTCTATCAATCTAGTTATTCTATTCTTTGGAGCATACTCAACGAGATAAAGGGCAGCCAACACACCTATTGGGCCTGCAACGGCAGCAGAACCTAGAAGAAGATAGATTGTCCCTATGACCATTTCAAACATTCCGCCGTTCAGCACAGGGGTTGTGAGGGACGAGGATGAAAGTGTGCCTGCACCAGAAAGCAAAATTGCAGTTATCCAGAGAAAGGCAAGCAGGCAGATTGCAGTGCAAAGTCCGAAGATTGAAAATATTGTCAACTCCTTTGTCCGTTTCCCTCTGTGTCTCATTTTTTCGCTCCCTTTTTGCTTCCTTTATTTATGATAATATCCGCTAGTGTATTCACAATGAATGTGATGATGAAGAGGATTAAACCCAACCCGAACAATGCACTGTATTCCAAACTTCCAACAGAAGCCTCACCCATCTGCATTGCAATGGCACCAGTTAGAGTGTAAACTGGAGATAGAAAGTTCCATGGAGGCGAAGGAATAACCGCGGTGTTCCCAGCCACCATCAAAACAGCCACGGTCTCACCGATGGCTCTTCCAAACCCCAAAAGAATTCCAGCAATTACGCCTGACTTTGCGGTGGGCAACACCACATGTCTAATTGTTTGCCATTTAGTGGCTCCCAAAGCCAGTGCGGCTTCTTTGTAGTCCTTTGGGACTGCAGAAATTATCTCACTGGAAACTCCAACGATTGTGGGTATGGTCATTATTGCAAGAATGATTGCTGCAGTCAGCGCTACAGTGCCGCTCGGAATGGAAAATAATGACGCAATGAACGGTGCAACAACCAGAATTCCTATAAATCCGTAGATGATTGAGGGAATGGAGGCGAGAAGTTCTATCATTGATTTTAGAATGTCTTTGATTGAAAATGGCACAATCTCTGATATGAAAACAGATGTGCCAAGGGCAAGGGGAACTGCAATAGCCAGTGCACCGACAACAATCATCAAGGAACCGTAGATTAACGGCAATGCTCCATACAAATCAGAATTTGTCTCCCAGACGGGACCAACAACAAAACCCACACCGAACATCAAGAGTGCCTGGGCACCTTCTTTCAGGATAAACACAAGCATCAAAAATAAGAAAATTATTGAAATAAAACTGGAGAAAAAAAGAAGCCCTCTCACTGGCTCCCTTCGGATGGATTTAAAAAATTTCATCAGTTTAAATTTTAGTGCCATGGTATCACGACACGCTTAGTTTCCGTGGAGGTAGGGCAGCTTCAGATACCCATTTTTTTCCACGATTTGCTGTCCATCCTTTGAAAGGACAAAGTCAATGAAACGGTCTGCTAACGACCCGCTCTTTGGCTGCCCGTTTGTCACCAAGTAGAGGTACCTGGAAATTGGGAAGTCGCCCTTTGCAATTGATTCTTTTGTCGGAGTAACGTATGGCATTCCATCCGCCTTTGCTAAGGAAACTGCATGCATGTTGCTGGAGAGGAAACCGAAGCCAACATACCCGATTGAATACGGTGTTGTCTCCACCTTGGTTCTGACTGCAGGATTACTGGGCTGTACACTGGCACTGGATACTACAGTATAGTTCCAGGGATGCATTGTAAACTCTTCAAATGTGGCTCTTGTACCAGAACCGGGCTCTCTGACCACAACAATAATCTCCTTATGGGGAAGATAGGGCTTCACCTCATCCCAGTATTTATAGACCCCTCCAAAGATTTTACCGACTTCTTGCAATGTCAGGTTAAGGGGTGCACTTGAATTTCCAACTGCTGGATGTACTACCACACAAACTGCATCTAAGGCAATCTGGTGTAGCCAGAGATCCACACTCTTGTTTTTCGCCTTCTGGATTTCGTTACTCTTCGGGTCTCTGGAAGCCATGCCAATGTCAACAACTCCATCAATAATGTTGCTGTAGCCAACTCCAGTGCCACCACCCTGAACTGTTATTGTTACACCCGAGTATTTGTTCATCATGACCACTGCACTCTCGTTTGCAATCGGGAGAACCGTGGTAGAGCCAGAAATTTTTATGCTCTCAGTTCTCCATGCACTGTCCTCATTATTCCCTCCGCTTTGCTGTGGTGTCACACTGGCCATTCCGACAAAGTAGCCACCGAAAAACCCTATTGCCAACAACACAACAATCGTTGCTACCAGAGCGCCTGTTCCAATTCCTGCGTTTTCCTTCCGCTTTATCATGGTTTCACCTGTTTATGTATATGGTGGAAAAACCTATATACTTTGTCCGAATAGGGTATAGTGATAAATATGAACTATATAGATAATACGGAAAATATAGAGAAATCTAAGACAGGGGAGCAAACTCACGAAGAAGTGAGAAAAATTCAGTTTACTGGTAAGTCCACCTATGTGGTTTCCTTACCGAAAAAGTGGGTCAGTTTCTGGGGACTGAAAGCTGGGAGCCAGGTAACGATTTATCAGAAAGGAGACTCTCTGGTTCTGACACCTCGTGGCTCTGGACGCCCTCAAGAACGCTCAAATATCGCATTGATTAAAGTTTCCAGTGACGACGAAGCCGATGCTATTGGAAGAAAGATAATTGCCCTCTATCTGCTAGGATACAAATATATCTATATAAAAACGGATGAGAAAAGTATAGATACGCTCCAAAGAACGAGAATAAAAGACCTGATAAGAAAAAAACTGGTTGGTACAGAGATAATATCAGAAACAGAAGAAGAAATCAAAATACAGGTGTTGGTGAGATACCCAGACCTCTCAATCGAAAATGCATTGAAAAGAATGTGCCTCATCGCTAGTTTCATGCACGAAAAATCTATTCAAGCATTGAAGAACCAAGATAAGAAACTTGCAAGCGAGATAATAAATCTAGATGATGAAGTGGACAGATTTGGATTATATGTTGTTCGCCAGTTGAAAGCGGCTGTGGTAGATGAGCAGGTACTCCAGGAGATAGGGCTATCGAGCCGTCAGGATTGCCTTGGCTACAGAGTGATTGTGAAATTTGTAGAAAGAATTGCAGACCATGCGACTACAATTGCTAAATCTATAATAGAAACTGATATTAAGATTACCGATAAGGAATATACACACATTCTCGAGATGAGCAATCTTGCAAGAAAATCATTTGAGGATGCAATTAAAGCCCTTTTCACTAAGGATTGCACACTGGCGGAAGAGGTGATTTCAAATGAAAGAAACACTGTGATTATGGAAGGGCAAGCGATAAAAGAGCTCCAGTCAAGAAGAAAAATCTCAGAGATAGCCAACATGAGAATGATTTTAGAGAGCATAAGAAGGTGTGCGGAGTATGCTTGTGATATTGCAGAGGTTGTGATAAATCTAAATATCGAAAATGAACTAGCAGAGAAAAAGAATTTTCAACGAACCATTAATAGTTAGGAGAAGAACATTGACATTATTCAATTTTTCCAGTTTATTTGGGATACTGATTTCTCAGAAAAGTTTATCGGTAGAAAGTTAATCTCCTGAGAGAAATGAAACATGCATCTGTTGGCTTGCTAGCTCAATTTCTCATGATCTGGTTGTTCATATCTCCAGCTTTGGCTGTCTCTTTTCCGCAAACTCAGGAGGAGGCGACATTGTTTCCGACCACTACAAGTGGCTGGTGTATGTATATGGGAGACCCAAGAAGAACTGGCTTTGTGGATACCTACATTCCAGCAGAGGTAGAAGTAAGGTGGGAGAGATGCCAACCATCAATTTCAACCACTTCCGTAGTTTCCGATGGAATCTATGCCTATCTGACGCCTCAAACTAGCAATCTCACAGCGGTTTCTGTAGAAAGCAATACAACCTTGTGGGAGTATGCTGTGGGCACTGTGTTTGCTACGCCTCTGATTGTGGACAATTTTCTGATTGTGGGGAATGCAGAGGGAATTCTCTACTTTTTCGAGCGATACTCTGGCTATCTTCATAGGCAGGTGTTTATTGGACATGGGTGCTACCAGCACCTGCTCTACTGGAACAACACTATATTTGCAGCAGGTAAAAACTGGTTGACCGCGGTGGATGCCGACGGAACAATTCTTTGGTCGCAGTACTTTGAAAAAGAAATCACAGTGCCACCTCTTGCATATTTAAACTCTCTTTACATTCTAACTGAAAACAAGATTTGGTGTTTTAACCAGAATAAGACAATCTGGGAGAGAGAGTTTAATATGAATTTCACATCTGCAATGGTCGCCTCTGGCAATCTCATAGTAACAACCGAAAATGGAAAAATTCTGGCACTGAACGCTTTGGGAGGAGAAACAAAATGGGAGCAGGACATGGGTTGTGAGGCCTTTTCTCCTGCCTACTCTAATGGACTTCTTTTTACGGCGACCAGAAATGGCACTCTTTACACACTCTCTGCTCAGGATGGTTCTGACCTCTGGAATTTTTCCACTGCTTCTGAGTGTTTCCAGTCACCCGTGGTAAATCGCTACAACATTCTCTTCGCCTCTGGCAATACCCTTTACT contains these protein-coding regions:
- the phoU gene encoding phosphate signaling complex protein PhoU: MTRMIEASLDELSNMMYEMGELAYKVVSLAISECITCTENYSEVREISNKLMSMEDAVEEKVVEIIARYQPVASDLRKIKSSMKIAYDFARFGRYALDISFTNRRTGGLCHCEPWIVDYITEMGEKTLAMVKMSIDALKNYSPTLAENISTREHELDKMYFDFFDRLSAHTPATTQCIISSVLIVRYLERIGDHTTYLCKSIVYMETGEKIMIV
- a CDS encoding nitroreductase family protein, translated to MDRMQEPMELMDAIANRRSVRKYQEKDVADEVVKKLLEVGNMAPSAGNLQARDFIVVRDKKTREALAKAALNQDFVAEAPVDIVICTNEKKIKRYGSRGTTLYTYQDTAASAMLIMLAALEHGLGTCWVGAFDEEAVRKILQIPEYARPVIIIPVGYPAEQPEMRKRAPIEEYLHQERW
- a CDS encoding tetratricopeptide repeat protein, whose protein sequence is MRGKKVRGFRKTVKEIERELEKDKEKSKHLGRGMRFVEMGKWEEADREFELALGFLKQEEKERFLGFLLMLDIGVATKTDEHKKVVNLVEYAMKIHRKLDDEHLIAFDLGELGIRYVKLRKYDRAIEYLCKAISMFVAEGNKRCEAELREELGNAYLEKRKLEKAAEEFQKTLELRKMIPEIESEIVCHGNLGIIYGMQRKYEKALEHLNRAFELQKKIGDVAGTLPTHINLGHAYSHIGEHSRAAKHYKRAMELASALKDYKTAAECGSWLEDEEEKLGGKEK
- the pstB gene encoding phosphate ABC transporter ATP-binding protein PstB, which encodes MAQVKIEGLNLWFKNNHVLKDISLEIQENAVTAIMGPSGCGKSTLLRCLNRMNEIIEGCKTKGAVYLDGKNIYDEKTDVYELRRRIGMVFQRPNPLPKSIFENVAFGLRIHKMADGKTMTKIVEESLKGAALYDEVKDRLHESAFSLSGGQQQRLCIARALAVKPDVILMDEPCSALDPIATAKIEELMQELAKKYTVIIVTHNVQQAARVSDNVAFLYMGKLVEYGKTTEVFENPQHELTERYITGEFG
- a CDS encoding CPBP family intramembrane glutamic endopeptidase, producing the protein MSMLTRAMKFVVLLFVAGFYLMLISANYLGLLYSLYIVPRNILLLNPSLDFGLFVPYYIHLFTLSGDFVLAYYFFMVFLLFFGLIFLVWLNWNGCLKEIRERRHVLTASHNPLLIISEVFCVIVFITIVYNLLLSAGNVTPETPEFETEPIWENMLLLANASIYEEFAVRVVLLALPLFAAQFIVSRKVNFKAFFTGGQKLDWISGILVFISSLIFGLAHALYGWDIYKVLPAFVAGLGFGYVYLKGGIFAPILMHFAFDYMDITYMLAVKEILTPAAELLAMPGIFVEVVILMFAIAVAPIILFAYLKKFFEKMNLVSSPRASEDTRRQVEGGLVSLQFSVGTCPRCGATDAKYIDGNTLECLRCGEKRKMG
- a CDS encoding enoyl-CoA hydratase-related protein, translating into MQSILTVTLLNVLDVEKSGRWGEKMDYKYLKVEKKDGKCLVAINRPEKLNALSSELLKELECAFYEACCDEGVGVLVITGIGKAFVAGADISEMKEFGSVEAEQYSLQGQKVFGMLEKMEIPVIAAINGYALGGGLELALSCDFRIASENALLGLPEITLGLVPGFGGTQKLTRIVGIAKAKQMIMLGERINAAEALQLGLVHRVVKPEELEKEVDALAGKLLGLGRVALKTAKYLMNASLDLPLQEGLNMEARAFALLFSGREAKEGIEAFLAKRKPEFRK
- a CDS encoding sulfite exporter TauE/SafE family protein; its protein translation is MELHLLALLVLLLFLIAFIYSNIGLGGGMLFTPLLVAFAFADKDTIVCISLFLVFATSIAAAYNHWRGKFVQYRYAFLIAAFSIPGSITGVFIGLQIHYSIFYLLFAILAFAVGVKMLYDTMKNNTCVEKKIEKKDYIIVALISYFSGVVSAIFGVGGGVFNVPVLLYLLSCKTKEASGTSSFTICLTTLGGILTNAFLLPTFSTASFSGFLLAPIAFLGAFIGSRIGIKKFKEKPLKIIFISMLFIAGIQMVWEFLG
- a CDS encoding MBL fold metallo-hydrolase is translated as MQVYPILGEGYSSNIYLVKGNRNVLIDAGLGVELEAIIERIAALLGNKKLDALILTHRHMDHIGGAETIARHFNTKVYSCKIEAEAINSRDGRSTCAYAFGMALPEITVLDVKEFNWEEMQVISTPGHTEGSISIYFPTQKWLFSGDTVFLYGSTGRWDLPTGDYQALLHSIEILEKLDVAGLFPGHEGYAETDGHEHITSALEFLRGAFS
- the pstA gene encoding phosphate ABC transporter permease PstA, with the protein product MRHRGKRTKELTIFSIFGLCTAICLLAFLWITAILLSGAGTLSSSSLTTPVLNGGMFEMVIGTIYLLLGSAAVAGPIGVLAALYLVEYAPKNRITRLIDQAINNLAGLPSIVIGLFGYAFFCRQLGFGISLAAGWLTLSLMMLPIVIRGSEEAIKMVPSSFKEGALALGSSEWQVSHTITLPAAAPGIITSILLGIARVAGETAAILFTSCVMVTRGLPKTPLDPIMALAFNLYVKIVALGETPDKVFGVALVLFIIVIVFAVAAIILRIHYRRKQPWLR
- the map gene encoding type II methionyl aminopeptidase; translation: MNEEELAKYRKAGKIASEARNLGMNLIKEGKTYLEVAEEIENYILEKGAKPAFPVNLATDHQAAHYSPAINDKKKIVSGNLVKVDVGVHVDGYIADTAITVEAGGSESYRMLVDAANIALENAVGLCNHAMPVRKIGGKVEETIRALGFVPVSNLTGHEIKRYLLHGGKSVPNILDNNTDVIVADDVLAIEPFASTGSGYVDSDGKSNILRIVRERKLEPELQEFYSMLKQNFATLPFSPRWCLKLDAHAQEKLSKLIKYGVLYEYAILSDTRQGIVSQAEHTVIIGKTGCEVITK